One Obesumbacterium proteus DNA window includes the following coding sequences:
- a CDS encoding Arc family DNA-binding protein yields the protein MQDVLYTGRKNDSFQLRLPERMKEEIRRMAEMDGISINSAIVQRLARCLREERANGQ from the coding sequence ATGCAAGATGTACTTTATACCGGACGCAAGAACGATAGTTTCCAGCTTCGCTTGCCTGAACGCATGAAAGAAGAGATTCGCCGCATGGCAGAGATGGATGGTATTTCAATTAACTCTGCGATTGTGCAGCGCTTGGCTCGTTGCCTGAGAGAGGAGAGGGCGAATGGTCAGTAA